Proteins encoded together in one Passer domesticus isolate bPasDom1 chromosome 6, bPasDom1.hap1, whole genome shotgun sequence window:
- the TMED8 gene encoding protein TMED8 — protein sequence MSDALSAAAGCRSEPPGGDTAPPGPAENEDSAQKTEPADQLVDSLESSTSQSGSQAGARLSADTTEHSKAEVGTLGDQKAAEREEKLPDQIQSLRKEAVRLTNYHVPQGVGDIVMIQSDHTGAVDILSAELETADLLGEQRKAQPPPLAAPTMWTTEKMKEFKAKMGKEKNGRMVVKRGEVVTVRVPTHPDGKCICWEFATDDYDIGFGVYFDWTTVTSTAITVQVSESSDEEDEEEDEEIEGLSPVGDVERGSKSCLRSRYGEVMPVYRRNSHREVQAGSHEYPGEGIYLLKFDNSYSLLRNKTLFFHVYYTS from the exons ATGTCGGACGCGCTCTCCGCCGCCGCCGGCTGCCGCTCCGAGCCCCCGGGCGGCGACACCGCGCCCCCGGGCCCCGCAG AAAATGAAGACTCAGCCCAAAAGACAGAGCCTGCAGATCAGCTAGTTGATTCTTTGGAATCCAGTACTTCACAGAGCGG GTCACAGGCTGGGGCGCGCCTGAGTGCAGACACAACAGAGCATTCGAAGGCAGAAGTTGGCACTCTGGGGGACCAGAAAGCAGCTGAACGAGAAGAGAAGTTGCCTGACCAAATCCAATCTCTCAGAAAG GAAGCTGTTCGATTAACCAACTACCATGTGCCTCAGGGAGTAGGGGATATAGTCATGATTCAGTCAGATCACACTGGTGCTGTGGATATCCtttcagctgagctggagaCTGCAGACCTCCTTGGGGAGCAGAGAAAAG CTCAGCCTCCACCTCTGGCTGCACCCACCATGTGGACCACTGAGAAGATGAAGGAATTCAAAGCCAagatgggaaaggaaaagaatggCAGGATGGTGGTGAAGCGAGGCGAGGTGGTGACAGTCCGTGTGCCAACCCATCCTGATGGGAAATGCATTTGCTGGGAGTTTGCTACGGATGACTATGACATTGGGTTTGGAGTCTATTTTGACTGGACCACAGTTACTAGCACTGCCATTACTGTTCAGGTCAGTGAATCCAGTGATGAGGAGGACGAAGAGGAGGACGAGGAAATTGAAG GCCTGTCCCCTGTAGGCGATGTGGAGCGGGGTTCCAAGAGCTGTCTGCGGAGCCGCTATGGGGAGGTCATGCCTGTGTACCGCAGGAACAGCCACCGGGAggtgcaggcaggcagccacgaGTACCCGGGCGAGGGCATCTACCTGCTGAAGTTTGATAACTCCTACTCTCTGCTCCGCAATAAGACCCTGTTCTTTCACGTCTACTACACTAGCTGA
- the SAMD15 gene encoding sterile alpha motif domain-containing protein 15 isoform X1, with protein MEPRPGPAGSGAAEGPQPQPEGPPSDCSFLTWSAEEVAEWVAQLGFPQYEECFRANGVSGRRLIHANCSGLPAMGVTDFGHMQEISRHVRELLGIEEPLFSRSIALPYRDNMGLFLERKAPTGEKADALTFSQFIQKAGLEPYNTAPSLPGPQTVVGVDALPASQDMQRQN; from the exons ATGGAGCCGCGCCCGGGgcccgcggggagcggggcggctGAAGGGCCGCAGCCCCAGCCCGAGGGACCGCCGTCCGACTGCTCCTTCCTGACCTGGAGCGCCGAGGAAGTGGCCGAGTGGGTGGCGCAGCTCGGCTTCCCCCAGTACGAG GAATGCTTCAGGGCCAACGGCGTCAGCGGCCGCCGCCTGATCCACGCGAACTGCTCCGGCCTGCCCGCCATGGGCGTCACCGACTTCGGCCACATGCAG GAAATTTCACGACACGTGCGAGAGCTGCTGGGGATTGAGGAGCCTCTCTTCAGCAGATCCATTGCCCTCCCATACAGAGACAATATGGGTCTCTTCCTGGAGAGAAAGGCACCaacaggagagaaagcagatgCGCTCACTTTCTCACAGTTTATCCAAAAAGCAGGACTGGAGCCCTACAATACAGCTCCTTCTTTGCCAGGACCCCAGACCGTGGTGGGAGTGGATGCTCTCCCTGCATCACAGGACATGCAGAGGCAGAATTAG
- the SAMD15 gene encoding sterile alpha motif domain-containing protein 15 isoform X3 — MEPRPGPAGSGAAEGPQPQPEGPPSDCSFLTWSAEEVAEWVAQLGFPQYEECFRANGVSGRRLIHANCSGLPAMGVTDFGHMQVRKGRSVCFLLLRSAGHKQELCLFLIL; from the exons ATGGAGCCGCGCCCGGGgcccgcggggagcggggcggctGAAGGGCCGCAGCCCCAGCCCGAGGGACCGCCGTCCGACTGCTCCTTCCTGACCTGGAGCGCCGAGGAAGTGGCCGAGTGGGTGGCGCAGCTCGGCTTCCCCCAGTACGAG GAATGCTTCAGGGCCAACGGCGTCAGCGGCCGCCGCCTGATCCACGCGAACTGCTCCGGCCTGCCCGCCATGGGCGTCACCGACTTCGGCCACATGCAGGTGCGGAAGGGCCGCTCGGTCTGCTTCCTTCTGCTGCGCTCTGCTGGACACAAACAGGAGCTCTGTCTCTTCCTCATTTTGTGA
- the SAMD15 gene encoding sterile alpha motif domain-containing protein 15 isoform X2, which yields MEPRPGPAGSGAAEGPQPQPEGPPSDCSFLTWSAEEVAEWVAQLGFPQYEEISRHVRELLGIEEPLFSRSIALPYRDNMGLFLERKAPTGEKADALTFSQFIQKAGLEPYNTAPSLPGPQTVVGVDALPASQDMQRQN from the exons ATGGAGCCGCGCCCGGGgcccgcggggagcggggcggctGAAGGGCCGCAGCCCCAGCCCGAGGGACCGCCGTCCGACTGCTCCTTCCTGACCTGGAGCGCCGAGGAAGTGGCCGAGTGGGTGGCGCAGCTCGGCTTCCCCCAGTACGAG GAAATTTCACGACACGTGCGAGAGCTGCTGGGGATTGAGGAGCCTCTCTTCAGCAGATCCATTGCCCTCCCATACAGAGACAATATGGGTCTCTTCCTGGAGAGAAAGGCACCaacaggagagaaagcagatgCGCTCACTTTCTCACAGTTTATCCAAAAAGCAGGACTGGAGCCCTACAATACAGCTCCTTCTTTGCCAGGACCCCAGACCGTGGTGGGAGTGGATGCTCTCCCTGCATCACAGGACATGCAGAGGCAGAATTAG